Proteins from a genomic interval of Desulfofustis limnaeus:
- a CDS encoding glycosyltransferase family 2 protein: protein MQDIKSNSNKDELISIVVPVFNEKDVLLEFHKRLSNVLNTIAYRSEILYVNDGSTDCTINVLNNISQEDQRVRLYHLSRNFGKEIALTAGLDNAKGEAIIVIDADLQDPPELIHDMLKEWEEGYQVVYAKRIAREGETILKRSTAFLFYRIIKYFSKITIPQDTGDFRLLSREPLDSLLLLRERNRFMKGLFAWIGFSQKEILYRRDSRFAGKSKWDYVKLWNFAIDGITSFTVAPLKISSYLGLMIAFGAFLYGIFVIAKTLIYGDPVPGYPSLMVVILFLGGIQLICIGIIGEYLGRMFTETKQRPLYIIKRSKKP, encoded by the coding sequence ATGCAGGATATTAAGAGCAATTCAAATAAGGATGAATTGATATCTATAGTAGTTCCAGTTTTTAATGAAAAAGATGTTTTGCTAGAATTTCATAAGAGGCTTTCTAACGTACTAAATACAATAGCGTATAGGTCAGAAATATTATATGTAAATGACGGGAGTACTGATTGCACGATAAATGTACTTAATAATATTTCTCAAGAAGATCAAAGAGTTCGATTGTATCACTTGAGTAGAAATTTTGGCAAAGAAATTGCTTTAACTGCAGGTTTAGATAATGCTAAAGGTGAAGCAATAATAGTTATAGATGCTGACTTACAGGATCCTCCAGAACTAATCCATGATATGCTGAAAGAATGGGAAGAAGGATATCAAGTAGTCTATGCAAAGCGAATCGCTAGAGAAGGTGAAACAATATTAAAAAGATCAACCGCTTTCTTATTCTATAGAATTATAAAATATTTTAGCAAAATCACAATACCGCAAGACACAGGTGATTTTAGACTGTTAAGTAGGGAACCGTTAGACTCATTACTGCTTTTGCGAGAGCGAAACCGGTTCATGAAAGGATTGTTTGCGTGGATAGGGTTTTCGCAAAAGGAAATTCTTTATCGAAGAGATTCTAGATTTGCGGGAAAATCAAAATGGGACTATGTAAAATTATGGAATTTTGCAATTGACGGTATCACTTCATTTACTGTAGCACCCTTAAAAATATCTTCCTATTTAGGTCTGATGATAGCCTTCGGAGCATTTTTATACGGTATTTTCGTAATTGCAAAAACATTAATTTACGGTGATCCTGTTCCAGGCTATCCATCCTTGATGGTTGTGATACTATTTTTAGGAGGGATTCAGCTTATTTGTATCGGTATAATTGGAGAATATCTGGGAAGGATGTTTACTGAAACCAAGCAAAGACCATTGTATATTATTAAGAGAAGCAAAAAGCCTTAA
- a CDS encoding glycosyltransferase family 4 protein, with translation MEMKHRNGNVLLVANYESDVGYAWWLMENFWIQFSIIAFNHNMETYLIYPKINKLPKHIHESNINCSELTFPTYRSHSWNDFERFIKKNSIEIVYLSDRPYISNVYNKLHKIGVKYIINHDHSPGTKTTKSQIIKFFRQNIYRNKQSHCDCYIAVSNYVYNKLINIVGLDPKICHVIVNGIYPVTRSKSVRKKIRDELNFTSDDIVVVTTGRACYYKGIDFLIEFAGLTRSKMPNIEFKFIHCGGGPDLDDFRKRIQNNNMHNYFRCLGHCSNVGDILQGADLAIHASPAEACSLAILEYMSAGLPVLAPPVGGNLEQIIDGKTGLFYKYRDIDDLYNKFCVLVSDRQLMEKMGNQASMHVASHFNLSTMNSKFCELIKSVIFS, from the coding sequence ATGGAAATGAAGCATAGAAATGGTAATGTACTTCTCGTTGCTAATTATGAATCTGATGTAGGTTATGCGTGGTGGTTGATGGAGAATTTTTGGATTCAATTCTCGATTATAGCTTTTAATCATAACATGGAAACATATTTAATTTATCCTAAAATTAATAAGTTACCTAAACATATTCATGAATCGAACATAAATTGTTCTGAGTTGACATTTCCTACGTACAGAAGCCATTCTTGGAATGATTTCGAAAGATTCATCAAAAAAAATAGTATAGAAATAGTTTACTTATCTGATCGTCCATATATTAGTAATGTTTATAATAAGTTGCATAAAATCGGTGTGAAATATATTATCAATCATGATCATAGCCCCGGAACAAAAACAACTAAATCACAAATTATTAAATTTTTTCGACAGAATATTTACCGAAATAAGCAATCGCATTGTGATTGTTATATTGCTGTGTCAAATTACGTATACAATAAATTAATTAATATTGTAGGTCTGGACCCTAAAATTTGTCATGTAATAGTAAATGGCATATATCCAGTAACTCGAAGTAAATCTGTTAGAAAAAAAATTCGAGATGAATTAAATTTTACTTCAGATGACATTGTAGTCGTGACAACGGGAAGAGCCTGCTATTACAAAGGAATAGACTTTTTAATTGAATTTGCCGGCTTAACAAGATCTAAGATGCCAAATATTGAATTTAAATTTATACATTGTGGTGGAGGTCCAGATCTAGATGATTTTAGAAAAAGAATACAAAACAATAACATGCACAACTATTTTCGATGTTTAGGTCATTGTTCCAACGTTGGTGACATTTTGCAAGGAGCAGATTTGGCGATTCATGCCTCGCCTGCTGAAGCATGTTCTCTCGCAATTCTAGAATATATGTCTGCAGGGTTACCAGTATTAGCGCCACCAGTTGGTGGAAATTTGGAACAGATTATTGATGGTAAAACTGGATTATTTTATAAATACCGAGATATTGACGATTTATATAATAAATTCTGTGTGCTCGTTTCGGATAGACAATTGATGGAGAAAATGGGAAATCAAGCTTCAATGCACGTTGCGTCTCATTTTAATTTGTCTACAATGAATTCAAAATTCTGTGAATTGATAAAGTCTGTAATTTTTAGCTAA
- a CDS encoding serine acetyltransferase, whose translation MDILVWLLGGFWDLKERIVNGPRGLQRKICMTIYYLYQKKYGFYIGHSARFTGQSCFPHGFKGIFISGGAKIGSNCVIFQNVTIGSNSLPNSKRVGSPTIGNNVYIGAGAALIGNISIGNDCRIGANCTVYKDVEENSIVTSAELIVRKSDMIMNNKFYKWTIDGPAYFKDGKWIMEKDQEIILKLYNKL comes from the coding sequence ATGGATATACTTGTTTGGCTTCTAGGTGGCTTTTGGGATTTGAAAGAAAGAATAGTTAATGGACCTAGAGGGTTGCAGCGAAAGATATGTATGACAATTTATTATCTCTATCAAAAAAAATATGGATTTTATATTGGACACAGCGCTCGTTTTACAGGTCAATCTTGCTTTCCGCATGGTTTTAAAGGAATTTTTATTTCGGGTGGTGCGAAAATTGGTTCAAATTGTGTAATCTTTCAAAATGTAACGATAGGTTCAAATTCATTACCAAATTCAAAGAGGGTAGGATCACCTACAATTGGCAACAACGTTTACATTGGAGCAGGTGCTGCGCTTATCGGAAATATATCAATCGGTAACGATTGTCGGATTGGAGCAAATTGTACAGTATATAAAGATGTTGAGGAAAACTCAATCGTTACCTCGGCTGAGTTAATTGTCAGAAAAAGCGATATGATAATGAATAATAAATTTTATAAATGGACTATTGATGGTCCCGCATATTTCAAAGATGGAAAATGGATTATGGAAAAGGATCAAGAAATTATATTAAAATTGTATAATAAATTATGA
- a CDS encoding IS5 family transposase: MTQFGLFDYHKRLSRIDKAGDPLIELNKVVDWEQFRVLINRALEKPRKSPAGAKGYDPILLFKILILQSLYNLSDEAMEYQILDRYSFSRFLGIREGSKVPDATTIFRFRDELAKAGVVELLFTQFDQFLREHGFRAQKGQIVDASIIRVPTQRNSREENEDIKAGTPITSWDEPKRRQKDTDARWTKKNGKAFFGYKNHVSIDVGHKFIRSYEVTDASVHDSQVFTELLDPENTSNDVWADSAYRSEESLQELAQQGFQEHLQLKGNRHRKLTDEERQANRTRSKIRSRVEHVFGVMAMRTGSTLMRGIGMVRIRAKIGLRNLAYNVSRFALLATA; this comes from the coding sequence ATGACACAATTCGGCCTCTTCGATTATCACAAGCGACTCTCCCGGATCGATAAAGCCGGTGATCCCCTGATCGAACTCAATAAGGTGGTTGATTGGGAACAGTTCCGTGTCCTCATCAACCGTGCACTTGAGAAACCGCGTAAATCTCCAGCCGGTGCCAAGGGCTACGACCCAATCCTGCTGTTCAAGATCCTGATTCTCCAGTCTTTGTACAATCTCTCCGACGAGGCCATGGAGTATCAGATCCTTGATCGCTATTCGTTTTCCCGGTTCCTTGGTATTCGTGAAGGTTCCAAGGTGCCCGATGCCACCACCATCTTCCGCTTCCGGGATGAACTGGCCAAAGCCGGCGTGGTGGAGCTGCTGTTTACCCAGTTCGATCAGTTCCTCCGTGAGCATGGCTTTCGTGCGCAAAAGGGCCAGATTGTCGATGCCTCCATTATCCGCGTTCCCACTCAGCGCAACAGCCGGGAAGAAAACGAAGATATCAAAGCCGGCACACCCATCACCTCATGGGACGAACCGAAACGCCGGCAAAAAGATACCGATGCCCGCTGGACCAAGAAGAACGGCAAAGCGTTCTTTGGCTACAAGAACCATGTCAGTATCGACGTCGGTCACAAGTTCATTCGCAGCTATGAGGTCACCGACGCCAGTGTCCATGACAGTCAAGTGTTTACCGAGCTGCTTGACCCGGAAAATACCAGTAATGACGTCTGGGCCGATTCTGCGTACCGTTCCGAAGAATCGTTGCAGGAGTTGGCACAACAAGGGTTTCAAGAACACCTGCAGCTCAAGGGCAACCGGCACCGAAAGCTGACCGACGAAGAGCGCCAGGCGAATCGGACCAGATCGAAGATCCGTAGCCGTGTCGAACATGTCTTCGGGGTGATGGCCATGCGTACCGGCAGTACACTGATGCGCGGGATTGGCATGGTCAGAATCAGGGCCAAGATCGGCTTGCGCAATTTGGCTTACAATGTGAGCCGTTTTGCACTGCTGGCCACCGCTTAA
- a CDS encoding class I SAM-dependent methyltransferase → MKKYSASEAENTLQLSRIHEEWTTNYRTRDNDLFYRCAFKRIFRIFKAPKGYTIVDAGCGSCYKSKIIVDFGYRVLGIDISASALSMARDSINGTEYENHIDLQQHNLTDIKLSDKSIDYLISWGVLMHIPQIDKAIAEMCRIVKNGGYIAVSESNMYSLQAITIRMLKRLLKKEKAEIKNTSAGLEFWEKTDEGDLMTRQTNAKWLVLEFEKHGMKLVNRNAGQFTELYWLVNTKFIKKIIHIFNNIWFEFIKIPSPAFGNIFIFKKIN, encoded by the coding sequence ATGAAAAAATATTCAGCGAGTGAAGCAGAAAATACATTGCAGCTATCTCGAATTCATGAAGAGTGGACGACTAATTATAGAACAAGAGACAATGATCTTTTTTATAGATGTGCTTTTAAAAGAATATTTCGAATATTCAAAGCCCCTAAAGGCTATACGATTGTAGATGCAGGATGTGGGAGTTGTTATAAGTCTAAAATTATCGTAGATTTTGGATATCGTGTGTTGGGAATCGATATTTCTGCTAGTGCACTATCAATGGCGCGTGATAGCATCAATGGTACAGAATATGAAAATCACATCGATCTACAACAACATAATTTGACTGATATAAAACTTTCTGATAAAAGTATTGACTATCTAATCTCTTGGGGAGTGCTTATGCATATTCCACAGATCGATAAAGCGATAGCTGAAATGTGTAGAATAGTAAAAAACGGTGGATATATAGCAGTTAGTGAATCTAATATGTACTCGTTACAAGCTATCACTATCCGGATGCTTAAAAGATTGTTGAAAAAAGAGAAAGCTGAAATCAAAAACACCAGTGCAGGTCTTGAGTTTTGGGAGAAAACAGATGAAGGAGATCTGATGACTCGTCAGACAAATGCAAAATGGTTAGTTCTAGAATTTGAAAAGCATGGGATGAAATTAGTAAATAGAAATGCCGGACAATTTACTGAATTGTACTGGTTAGTAAATACTAAATTTATAAAGAAAATAATACATATATTCAATAACATATGGTTTGAATTTATCAAAATTCCAAGTCCAGCATTCGGCAATATTTTCATTTTTAAAAAAATTAATTGA